In a single window of the Tribolium castaneum strain GA2 chromosome 8, icTriCast1.1, whole genome shotgun sequence genome:
- the Mhcl gene encoding unconventional myosin-XVIIIa isoform X3 encodes MHVRSDRFFPRDRSGSSLKSPRHDFYSKDQSDQFWTIKWPLTFWYSRQQVHIGIGKNAKSTANSTFLISRRRRDATCLRRLLAALRPTITISSRATAKRKPCAMATKCRVNNNTKTFKKQVKKSEHIYENLTYTRKKESVNNKLKIVIDNFDKILDEYKDKAVPSTKIPKLQKAKTCSIIESKCILKKSLSQPETPKNLQKPLQTKTKSLADIAQVPQPPSKVKQAVERINRLNKSKSINDVTSGLYKSRIPVKTPVLRKVFPSTPSGLNCLDRSGCAKKLTPLKRDFVNKSNNVKERSVREVVQKLEADKLGNNGRNNTYRKSAKNSPVCEKVKVKLSYSSDDNSDDSGNISNENEVDCDDVVVGPEKIFFRNGVLSQLESQRDERLAGMVVNLQAHCRGYLARRKLTQRKLQDLAVRCIQRNVRKFLLVRDWPWWRLLVRVTPLLNVHRTEEELRMKTDELEALKSKLEKLETERTTLKHENDKLEAKLSEMTADLAEEHSTSTLATERLDAETSERIRLERELSEVQHKNKELQQSSERLEMELLYARSDLNGISEEDEDADVDGGVYKQRYERAVRELEFTKRRLQQQHEDDLEQLVGLKKQLEKKLTDAYEEVEEQRQVVGQWKRKVQKLNGEMNDLRLLLEEQSARNNLLEKKQRKFDSETQQLQEELKKERQTKDRLAREKEVIMAEKYAIESSLADTRLELELKDEKLSSLQREMDEITCSGKTEEEVTQLRRQKIDCERRLADQEEELDELAGQVQLLEQAKLRLEMSLESMRKEAKKEAQMRDDELEEIRCNAQKKVKALEAHLENEHEERTQLLREKHELERRLAAAAESERNDRAGDEALLHRLKRDLKRTKVLLRDTQTQLERQKAENPGKAMIRQLKNQLEDLECARALAVKTKQSLEADLSETQASLDEANRLKHEAEQKVVVLAREKGDLQSQLEENEEELAEVLKKYKTTVQQMSLDQIALQEQVSLVSELEVERNHLKEQLAELTTKLESVESMGDASSNLLVKRTELKVKELESKLELEQTTRGRLEVQIARLKEAVEKLQSELATARVKEQQSQDQIRKLQRNLREVKEALNESLAKEAEVVQKKKELEKRYEALEVETTTARTDLKLALKRIEDLQAAIQGELDNSTSENSDSEQDTYSSDESVSTFLANNKSLNDFKSSSSRSSTGSTLGKDSSYA; translated from the exons ATGCATGTGCGGAGCGACCGGTTTTTCCCCCGAGACAGAAGCGGGTCATCGTTGAAATCTCCCCGACATGATTTTTACTCCAAAGATCAATCGGACCAGTTCTGGACGATAAAATGGCCGTTGACCTTCTGGTACTCTCGCCAACAGGTTCATATCGGCATCGGAAAAAATGCGAAAAGTACCGCTAATAGCACCTTTCTAATCTCGCGgcggcgtcgcgacgccaCCTGTCTTCGCCGCCTGCTTGCTGCTCTTCGGCCCACCATCACCATCAGTAGTCGCGCGACCGCGAAACGCAAACCGTGTGCGATGGCGACCAAGTGTCGAGTTAACAACAACAcgaaaactttcaaaaaacaaGTCAAAAAAAGTGAACACATTTACGAAAATTTGACCTACACCAGGAAGAAAGAAAGCGTAAATAACAAACTAAAGATAGTTATCGATAATTTCGACAAAATCCTTGATGAGTACAAGGACAAGGCGGTGCCGAGCACGAAAATCCCCAAGTTACAGAAAGCCAAAACTTGCAGTATAATCGAGTCGAAGTGTATTCTCAAAAAATCGCTCTCGCAGCCCGAAACgccgaaaaatttgcaaaaaccgCTCCAAACCAAAACCAAAAGTTTGGCCGATATTGCACAAGTGCCACAGCCACCGTCGAAAGTCAAGCAGGCCGTGGAACGGATCAACCGTTTGAACAAATCCAAAAGTATAAATGATGTGACTTCTGGACTTTACAAAAGTCGGATTCCGGTGAAAACGCCAGTTTTGAGGAAGGTTTTTCCGAGCACTCCCTCCGGTCTGAATTGTTTAGATCGGTCGGGATGTGCGAAAAAATTAACGCCACTTAAACgagattttgttaataaaagtaataatgtGAAAGAGAGGAGTGTTAGAGAAGTTGTCCAGAAACTTGAAGCCGACAAGTTGGGGAATAATGGACGTAATAATACGTATAGGAAAAGTGCGAAAAATTCGCCCGTGTGTGAAAAAGTTAAAGTGAAGTTGAGTTATAGTTCTGATGATAATTCCGATGATTCGGGGAATATTTCCAATGAGAATGAGGTGGATTGTGATGATGTGGTGGTTGGGCCGGAAAAG ATTTTTTTCCGAAATGGGGTTCTCTCACAATTGGAGTCTCAAAGGGACGAACGTCTTGCCGGTATGGTGGTTAACTTGCAAGCTCATTGTCGCGGTTATTTAGCAAGACGTAAATTAACACAAAGAAAATTGCAAGATTTAGCCGTGAGATGTATCCAGAGAAACGTGAGGAAGTTTCTTCTGGTGAGGGATTGGCCATGGTGGAGGCTACTGGTGAGGGTGACACCCTTGCTAAATGTGCACAGGACCGAAGAGGAATTGAGGATGAAAACG GACGAGTTAGAGGCGCTTAaatcaaaattggaaaaattggaGACGGAACGGACGACATTGAAACACGAAAACGACAAACTGGAAGCCAAG CTAAGCGAGATGACGGCCGACTTAGCCGAAGAACATTCAACTTCGACGCTGGCTACAGAGCGTCTCGACGCCGAAACGTCGGAACGCATTCGTCTCGAACGCGAACTGTCCGAAGTCCAGCACAAGAACAAAGAACTGCAACAGTCGTCCGAACGTCTGGAAATGGAACTTTTGTACGCCAGGAGTGACCTGAACGGCATCTCCGAAGAGGACGAAGACGCGGACGTGGACGGCGGTGTCTACAAACAGCGCTATGAAAGAGCCGTCCGTGAATTGGAGTTCACCAAACGTAGACTGCAACAACAACACGAAGATGATTTAGAGCAGTTGGTGGGCTTGAAAAAACAGCTCGAGAAAAAG ttgacAGATGCGTACGAAGAAGTGGAAGAGCAGAGACAAGTTGTGGGACAGTGGAAGCGAAAAGTACAGAAATTGAACGGCGAAATGAACGATTTGCGTTTACTTTTGGAGGAACAAAGTGCGCGTAATAATTTACTGGAGAAGAAGCAAAGGAAATTTGATTCTGAAACGCAACAGTTGCAAGAAGAATTGAAGAAGGAGAGACAGACGAAAGATAGGCTTGCGAGAGAGAAGGAAGTTATCATGGCGGAGAAGTACGCCATTGAGAGCAGTTTGGCG GACACGCGCCTGGAACTCGAACTGAAAGACGAAAAACTGTCCTCCCTCCAGCGCGAAATGGACGAAATCACCTGCAGCGGCAAAACCGAAGAGGAAGTAACACAACTCCGCCGCCAGAAAATCGACTGTGAGCGCCGTCTCGCCGACCAAGAGGAAGAACTCGACGAATTAGCCGGTCAAGTCCAGCTCCTCGAACAAGCAAAACTACGTCTGGAGATGTCGCTGGAGTCAATGCGTAAGGAAGCAAAAAAAGAAGCACAAATGCGTGACGACGAACTGGAAGAAATCCGCTGTAACGCCCAGAAGAAGGTCAAAGCTTTGGAAGCGCACCTGGAGAACGAACACGAGGAGCGAACACAGCTTTTGCGGGAAAAACACGAACTGGAGCGAAGACTGGCGGCCGCGGCCGAGTCGGAACGAAACGACCGCGCTGGCGATGAGGCGCTTTTGCATCGATTGAAGCGCGATTTGAAACGAACTAAAGTGCTGTTGAGAGACACACAGACGCAGTTGGAGCGCCAGAAGGCGGAAAATCCCGGAAAAGCGATGATAAGACAGCTGAAAAACCAGCTTGAAGATTTGGAGTGTGCGCGAGCTCTGGCtgtgaaaacaaaacagaGTCTCGAAGCCGACTTGTCCGAAACACAGGCGTCCTTGGACGAAGCCAACCGATTGAAACACGAAGCCGAGCAAAAAGTCGTGGTTTTAGCGCGAGAAAAGGGCGATCTTCAGAGCCAACTTGAGGAAAATGAGGAAGAACTGGCCGAAGtactgaaaaaatacaaaacgacAGTTCAGCAAATGTCACTGGATCAGATCGCCTTGCAGGAGCAAGTGTCACTTGTTTCGGAGCTTGAAGTCGAACGCAACCATTTAAAAGAACAGTTGGCTGAGCTTACAACAAAACTAGAGTCGGTTGAAAGCATGGGCGATGCGTCTTCAAACCTACTGGTTAAAAGAACCGAACTTAAGGTCAAAGAACTGGAATCGAAGCTTGAACTGGAACAGACCACCAGAGGGCGGCTTGAGGTGCAAATCGCTCGGTTGAAGGAGGCTGTGGAGAAGTTGCAATCGGAGTTGGCGACGGCGCGTGTCAAAGAGCAACAAAGTCAAGACCAGATTCGGAAATTACAACGGAATTTACGCGAAGTTAAGGAGGCGTTGAATGAAAGTTTGGCAAAGGAAGCGGAAGTGGTGCAGAAGAAGAAGGAGTTGGAAAAGAGATATGAGGCCTTGGAGGTGGAAACAACAACGGCAAGGACTGACTTGAAGTTGGCGTTGAAACGGATTGAGGATTTGCAAGCCGCCATTCAAGGGGAACTTGATAATAGCACGTCGGAAAATTCAGACag CGAGCAAGACACCTACAGTTCGGACGAGTCTGTGAGCACGTTTTTGGCCAACAATAagtctttgaacgactttaaATCAAGCAGCAGTCGTTCGAGCACTGGCAGTACTTTAGGCAAGGACTCGTCGTATGCCTGA
- the Mhcl gene encoding unconventional myosin-XVIIIa isoform X5, protein MPSKLKVYVKIRKIFFRNGVLSQLESQRDERLAGMVVNLQAHCRGYLARRKLTQRKLQDLAVRCIQRNVRKFLLVRDWPWWRLLVRVTPLLNVHRTEEELRMKTDELEALKSKLEKLETERTTLKHENDKLEAKLSEMTADLAEEHSTSTLATERLDAETSERIRLERELSEVQHKNKELQQSSERLEMELLYARSDLNGISEEDEDADVDGGVYKQRYERAVRELEFTKRRLQQQHEDDLEQLVGLKKQLEKKLTDAYEEVEEQRQVVGQWKRKVQKLNGEMNDLRLLLEEQSARNNLLEKKQRKFDSETQQLQEELKKERQTKDRLAREKEVIMAEKYAIESSLADTRLELELKDEKLSSLQREMDEITCSGKTEEEVTQLRRQKIDCERRLADQEEELDELAGQVQLLEQAKLRLEMSLESMRKEAKKEAQMRDDELEEIRCNAQKKVKALEAHLENEHEERTQLLREKHELERRLAAAAESERNDRAGDEALLHRLKRDLKRTKVLLRDTQTQLERQKAENPGKAMIRQLKNQLEDLECARALAVKTKQSLEADLSETQASLDEANRLKHEAEQKVVVLAREKGDLQSQLEENEEELAEVLKKYKTTVQQMSLDQIALQEQVSLVSELEVERNHLKEQLAELTTKLESVESMGDASSNLLVKRTELKVKELESKLELEQTTRGRLEVQIARLKEAVEKLQSELATARVKEQQSQDQIRKLQRNLREVKEALNESLAKEAEVVQKKKELEKRYEALEVETTTARTDLKLALKRIEDLQAAIQGELDNSTSENSDSEQDTYSSDESVSTFLANNKSLNDFKSSSSRSSTGSTLGKDSSYA, encoded by the exons ATGCCTTCCAAACTTAAAGTTTACGTAAAAATCCGTAAA ATTTTTTTCCGAAATGGGGTTCTCTCACAATTGGAGTCTCAAAGGGACGAACGTCTTGCCGGTATGGTGGTTAACTTGCAAGCTCATTGTCGCGGTTATTTAGCAAGACGTAAATTAACACAAAGAAAATTGCAAGATTTAGCCGTGAGATGTATCCAGAGAAACGTGAGGAAGTTTCTTCTGGTGAGGGATTGGCCATGGTGGAGGCTACTGGTGAGGGTGACACCCTTGCTAAATGTGCACAGGACCGAAGAGGAATTGAGGATGAAAACG GACGAGTTAGAGGCGCTTAaatcaaaattggaaaaattggaGACGGAACGGACGACATTGAAACACGAAAACGACAAACTGGAAGCCAAG CTAAGCGAGATGACGGCCGACTTAGCCGAAGAACATTCAACTTCGACGCTGGCTACAGAGCGTCTCGACGCCGAAACGTCGGAACGCATTCGTCTCGAACGCGAACTGTCCGAAGTCCAGCACAAGAACAAAGAACTGCAACAGTCGTCCGAACGTCTGGAAATGGAACTTTTGTACGCCAGGAGTGACCTGAACGGCATCTCCGAAGAGGACGAAGACGCGGACGTGGACGGCGGTGTCTACAAACAGCGCTATGAAAGAGCCGTCCGTGAATTGGAGTTCACCAAACGTAGACTGCAACAACAACACGAAGATGATTTAGAGCAGTTGGTGGGCTTGAAAAAACAGCTCGAGAAAAAG ttgacAGATGCGTACGAAGAAGTGGAAGAGCAGAGACAAGTTGTGGGACAGTGGAAGCGAAAAGTACAGAAATTGAACGGCGAAATGAACGATTTGCGTTTACTTTTGGAGGAACAAAGTGCGCGTAATAATTTACTGGAGAAGAAGCAAAGGAAATTTGATTCTGAAACGCAACAGTTGCAAGAAGAATTGAAGAAGGAGAGACAGACGAAAGATAGGCTTGCGAGAGAGAAGGAAGTTATCATGGCGGAGAAGTACGCCATTGAGAGCAGTTTGGCG GACACGCGCCTGGAACTCGAACTGAAAGACGAAAAACTGTCCTCCCTCCAGCGCGAAATGGACGAAATCACCTGCAGCGGCAAAACCGAAGAGGAAGTAACACAACTCCGCCGCCAGAAAATCGACTGTGAGCGCCGTCTCGCCGACCAAGAGGAAGAACTCGACGAATTAGCCGGTCAAGTCCAGCTCCTCGAACAAGCAAAACTACGTCTGGAGATGTCGCTGGAGTCAATGCGTAAGGAAGCAAAAAAAGAAGCACAAATGCGTGACGACGAACTGGAAGAAATCCGCTGTAACGCCCAGAAGAAGGTCAAAGCTTTGGAAGCGCACCTGGAGAACGAACACGAGGAGCGAACACAGCTTTTGCGGGAAAAACACGAACTGGAGCGAAGACTGGCGGCCGCGGCCGAGTCGGAACGAAACGACCGCGCTGGCGATGAGGCGCTTTTGCATCGATTGAAGCGCGATTTGAAACGAACTAAAGTGCTGTTGAGAGACACACAGACGCAGTTGGAGCGCCAGAAGGCGGAAAATCCCGGAAAAGCGATGATAAGACAGCTGAAAAACCAGCTTGAAGATTTGGAGTGTGCGCGAGCTCTGGCtgtgaaaacaaaacagaGTCTCGAAGCCGACTTGTCCGAAACACAGGCGTCCTTGGACGAAGCCAACCGATTGAAACACGAAGCCGAGCAAAAAGTCGTGGTTTTAGCGCGAGAAAAGGGCGATCTTCAGAGCCAACTTGAGGAAAATGAGGAAGAACTGGCCGAAGtactgaaaaaatacaaaacgacAGTTCAGCAAATGTCACTGGATCAGATCGCCTTGCAGGAGCAAGTGTCACTTGTTTCGGAGCTTGAAGTCGAACGCAACCATTTAAAAGAACAGTTGGCTGAGCTTACAACAAAACTAGAGTCGGTTGAAAGCATGGGCGATGCGTCTTCAAACCTACTGGTTAAAAGAACCGAACTTAAGGTCAAAGAACTGGAATCGAAGCTTGAACTGGAACAGACCACCAGAGGGCGGCTTGAGGTGCAAATCGCTCGGTTGAAGGAGGCTGTGGAGAAGTTGCAATCGGAGTTGGCGACGGCGCGTGTCAAAGAGCAACAAAGTCAAGACCAGATTCGGAAATTACAACGGAATTTACGCGAAGTTAAGGAGGCGTTGAATGAAAGTTTGGCAAAGGAAGCGGAAGTGGTGCAGAAGAAGAAGGAGTTGGAAAAGAGATATGAGGCCTTGGAGGTGGAAACAACAACGGCAAGGACTGACTTGAAGTTGGCGTTGAAACGGATTGAGGATTTGCAAGCCGCCATTCAAGGGGAACTTGATAATAGCACGTCGGAAAATTCAGACag CGAGCAAGACACCTACAGTTCGGACGAGTCTGTGAGCACGTTTTTGGCCAACAATAagtctttgaacgactttaaATCAAGCAGCAGTCGTTCGAGCACTGGCAGTACTTTAGGCAAGGACTCGTCGTATGCCTGA
- the Mhcl gene encoding unconventional myosin-XVIIIa isoform X4: MPLTPSNFSASSFFRSSSLGSDSFPLSSSSSLSGLPTLPPRPRRTTPIRRGFTDSQMMFETRPLRNLTVVSRSPSPCSTSSTRRVFPQVGARSEVEELNGKEVSPVVFDANLSFVLGCKGKLRQKVRPVPAHQEAETASNVLTSKIDRFLRKTDHVMDEWKRLGRRDDDYYGRQLREQRAGRSKSATNILIKGFQLYSRSSSCSRSSVARDYSLEDCTEAEADELSEMTADLAEEHSTSTLATERLDAETSERIRLERELSEVQHKNKELQQSSERLEMELLYARSDLNGISEEDEDADVDGGVYKQRYERAVRELEFTKRRLQQQHEDDLEQLVGLKKQLEKKLTDAYEEVEEQRQVVGQWKRKVQKLNGEMNDLRLLLEEQSARNNLLEKKQRKFDSETQQLQEELKKERQTKDRLAREKEVIMAEKYAIESSLADTRLELELKDEKLSSLQREMDEITCSGKTEEEVTQLRRQKIDCERRLADQEEELDELAGQVQLLEQAKLRLEMSLESMRKEAKKEAQMRDDELEEIRCNAQKKVKALEAHLENEHEERTQLLREKHELERRLAAAAESERNDRAGDEALLHRLKRDLKRTKVLLRDTQTQLERQKAENPGKAMIRQLKNQLEDLECARALAVKTKQSLEADLSETQASLDEANRLKHEAEQKVVVLAREKGDLQSQLEENEEELAEVLKKYKTTVQQMSLDQIALQEQVSLVSELEVERNHLKEQLAELTTKLESVESMGDASSNLLVKRTELKVKELESKLELEQTTRGRLEVQIARLKEAVEKLQSELATARVKEQQSQDQIRKLQRNLREVKEALNESLAKEAEVVQKKKELEKRYEALEVETTTARTDLKLALKRIEDLQAAIQGELDNSTSENSDSEQDTYSSDESVSTFLANNKSLNDFKSSSSRSSTGSTLGKDSSYA; the protein is encoded by the exons atgcCGCTGACTCCGTCCAACTTCTCCGCTTCCTCCTTCTTCCGTTCGTCGAGCCTCGGCAGCGATTCGTTTCCCCTGAGCTCATCCTCGAGTCTATCAGGCCTGCCAACCTTACCCCCACGCCCGCGCCGAACTACCCCAATCCGTCGGGGATTCACCGACTCGCAGATGATGTTCGAGACGCGGCCATTGCGCAATTTGACGGTGGTTTCGCGCTCGCCGTCGCCGTGTTCGACGAGCAGCACCAGGAGGGTGTTCCCCCAGGTGGGGGCCAGGTCGGAGGTGGAGGAGTTGAACGGAAAAGAGGTGTCACCGGTGGTTTTCGACGCGAATTTAAGCTTCGTTTTGGGATGTAAGGGGAAGTTGAGACAGAAAGTTCGGCCGGTTCCGGCACACCAGGAGGCAGAGACCGCCTCGAATGTGTTGACGAGTAAAATTGATCGGTTTTTGCGCAAAACGGACCATGTTATGGACGAATGGAAACGGTTGGGGAGGAGAGATGATGATTATTATGGAAGACAGTTGAGGGAGCAAAGGGCGGGAAGGTCAAAAAGTGCcacaaatattttgattaaagGGTTTCAGTTGTACAGTAGGTCGAGTAGTTGTAGTCGGTCGTCGGTGGCAAGGGATTATTCACTTGAGGATTGCACTGAGGCGGAAGCAGATGAG CTAAGCGAGATGACGGCCGACTTAGCCGAAGAACATTCAACTTCGACGCTGGCTACAGAGCGTCTCGACGCCGAAACGTCGGAACGCATTCGTCTCGAACGCGAACTGTCCGAAGTCCAGCACAAGAACAAAGAACTGCAACAGTCGTCCGAACGTCTGGAAATGGAACTTTTGTACGCCAGGAGTGACCTGAACGGCATCTCCGAAGAGGACGAAGACGCGGACGTGGACGGCGGTGTCTACAAACAGCGCTATGAAAGAGCCGTCCGTGAATTGGAGTTCACCAAACGTAGACTGCAACAACAACACGAAGATGATTTAGAGCAGTTGGTGGGCTTGAAAAAACAGCTCGAGAAAAAG ttgacAGATGCGTACGAAGAAGTGGAAGAGCAGAGACAAGTTGTGGGACAGTGGAAGCGAAAAGTACAGAAATTGAACGGCGAAATGAACGATTTGCGTTTACTTTTGGAGGAACAAAGTGCGCGTAATAATTTACTGGAGAAGAAGCAAAGGAAATTTGATTCTGAAACGCAACAGTTGCAAGAAGAATTGAAGAAGGAGAGACAGACGAAAGATAGGCTTGCGAGAGAGAAGGAAGTTATCATGGCGGAGAAGTACGCCATTGAGAGCAGTTTGGCG GACACGCGCCTGGAACTCGAACTGAAAGACGAAAAACTGTCCTCCCTCCAGCGCGAAATGGACGAAATCACCTGCAGCGGCAAAACCGAAGAGGAAGTAACACAACTCCGCCGCCAGAAAATCGACTGTGAGCGCCGTCTCGCCGACCAAGAGGAAGAACTCGACGAATTAGCCGGTCAAGTCCAGCTCCTCGAACAAGCAAAACTACGTCTGGAGATGTCGCTGGAGTCAATGCGTAAGGAAGCAAAAAAAGAAGCACAAATGCGTGACGACGAACTGGAAGAAATCCGCTGTAACGCCCAGAAGAAGGTCAAAGCTTTGGAAGCGCACCTGGAGAACGAACACGAGGAGCGAACACAGCTTTTGCGGGAAAAACACGAACTGGAGCGAAGACTGGCGGCCGCGGCCGAGTCGGAACGAAACGACCGCGCTGGCGATGAGGCGCTTTTGCATCGATTGAAGCGCGATTTGAAACGAACTAAAGTGCTGTTGAGAGACACACAGACGCAGTTGGAGCGCCAGAAGGCGGAAAATCCCGGAAAAGCGATGATAAGACAGCTGAAAAACCAGCTTGAAGATTTGGAGTGTGCGCGAGCTCTGGCtgtgaaaacaaaacagaGTCTCGAAGCCGACTTGTCCGAAACACAGGCGTCCTTGGACGAAGCCAACCGATTGAAACACGAAGCCGAGCAAAAAGTCGTGGTTTTAGCGCGAGAAAAGGGCGATCTTCAGAGCCAACTTGAGGAAAATGAGGAAGAACTGGCCGAAGtactgaaaaaatacaaaacgacAGTTCAGCAAATGTCACTGGATCAGATCGCCTTGCAGGAGCAAGTGTCACTTGTTTCGGAGCTTGAAGTCGAACGCAACCATTTAAAAGAACAGTTGGCTGAGCTTACAACAAAACTAGAGTCGGTTGAAAGCATGGGCGATGCGTCTTCAAACCTACTGGTTAAAAGAACCGAACTTAAGGTCAAAGAACTGGAATCGAAGCTTGAACTGGAACAGACCACCAGAGGGCGGCTTGAGGTGCAAATCGCTCGGTTGAAGGAGGCTGTGGAGAAGTTGCAATCGGAGTTGGCGACGGCGCGTGTCAAAGAGCAACAAAGTCAAGACCAGATTCGGAAATTACAACGGAATTTACGCGAAGTTAAGGAGGCGTTGAATGAAAGTTTGGCAAAGGAAGCGGAAGTGGTGCAGAAGAAGAAGGAGTTGGAAAAGAGATATGAGGCCTTGGAGGTGGAAACAACAACGGCAAGGACTGACTTGAAGTTGGCGTTGAAACGGATTGAGGATTTGCAAGCCGCCATTCAAGGGGAACTTGATAATAGCACGTCGGAAAATTCAGACag CGAGCAAGACACCTACAGTTCGGACGAGTCTGTGAGCACGTTTTTGGCCAACAATAagtctttgaacgactttaaATCAAGCAGCAGTCGTTCGAGCACTGGCAGTACTTTAGGCAAGGACTCGTCGTATGCCTGA
- the Mhcl gene encoding unconventional myosin-XVIIIa isoform X6, with protein sequence MTADLAEEHSTSTLATERLDAETSERIRLERELSEVQHKNKELQQSSERLEMELLYARSDLNGISEEDEDADVDGGVYKQRYERAVRELEFTKRRLQQQHEDDLEQLVGLKKQLEKKLTDAYEEVEEQRQVVGQWKRKVQKLNGEMNDLRLLLEEQSARNNLLEKKQRKFDSETQQLQEELKKERQTKDRLAREKEVIMAEKYAIESSLADTRLELELKDEKLSSLQREMDEITCSGKTEEEVTQLRRQKIDCERRLADQEEELDELAGQVQLLEQAKLRLEMSLESMRKEAKKEAQMRDDELEEIRCNAQKKVKALEAHLENEHEERTQLLREKHELERRLAAAAESERNDRAGDEALLHRLKRDLKRTKVLLRDTQTQLERQKAENPGKAMIRQLKNQLEDLECARALAVKTKQSLEADLSETQASLDEANRLKHEAEQKVVVLAREKGDLQSQLEENEEELAEVLKKYKTTVQQMSLDQIALQEQVSLVSELEVERNHLKEQLAELTTKLESVESMGDASSNLLVKRTELKVKELESKLELEQTTRGRLEVQIARLKEAVEKLQSELATARVKEQQSQDQIRKLQRNLREVKEALNESLAKEAEVVQKKKELEKRYEALEVETTTARTDLKLALKRIEDLQAAIQGELDNSTSENSDSEQDTYSSDESVSTFLANNKSLNDFKSSSSRSSTGSTLGKDSSYA encoded by the exons ATGACGGCCGACTTAGCCGAAGAACATTCAACTTCGACGCTGGCTACAGAGCGTCTCGACGCCGAAACGTCGGAACGCATTCGTCTCGAACGCGAACTGTCCGAAGTCCAGCACAAGAACAAAGAACTGCAACAGTCGTCCGAACGTCTGGAAATGGAACTTTTGTACGCCAGGAGTGACCTGAACGGCATCTCCGAAGAGGACGAAGACGCGGACGTGGACGGCGGTGTCTACAAACAGCGCTATGAAAGAGCCGTCCGTGAATTGGAGTTCACCAAACGTAGACTGCAACAACAACACGAAGATGATTTAGAGCAGTTGGTGGGCTTGAAAAAACAGCTCGAGAAAAAG ttgacAGATGCGTACGAAGAAGTGGAAGAGCAGAGACAAGTTGTGGGACAGTGGAAGCGAAAAGTACAGAAATTGAACGGCGAAATGAACGATTTGCGTTTACTTTTGGAGGAACAAAGTGCGCGTAATAATTTACTGGAGAAGAAGCAAAGGAAATTTGATTCTGAAACGCAACAGTTGCAAGAAGAATTGAAGAAGGAGAGACAGACGAAAGATAGGCTTGCGAGAGAGAAGGAAGTTATCATGGCGGAGAAGTACGCCATTGAGAGCAGTTTGGCG GACACGCGCCTGGAACTCGAACTGAAAGACGAAAAACTGTCCTCCCTCCAGCGCGAAATGGACGAAATCACCTGCAGCGGCAAAACCGAAGAGGAAGTAACACAACTCCGCCGCCAGAAAATCGACTGTGAGCGCCGTCTCGCCGACCAAGAGGAAGAACTCGACGAATTAGCCGGTCAAGTCCAGCTCCTCGAACAAGCAAAACTACGTCTGGAGATGTCGCTGGAGTCAATGCGTAAGGAAGCAAAAAAAGAAGCACAAATGCGTGACGACGAACTGGAAGAAATCCGCTGTAACGCCCAGAAGAAGGTCAAAGCTTTGGAAGCGCACCTGGAGAACGAACACGAGGAGCGAACACAGCTTTTGCGGGAAAAACACGAACTGGAGCGAAGACTGGCGGCCGCGGCCGAGTCGGAACGAAACGACCGCGCTGGCGATGAGGCGCTTTTGCATCGATTGAAGCGCGATTTGAAACGAACTAAAGTGCTGTTGAGAGACACACAGACGCAGTTGGAGCGCCAGAAGGCGGAAAATCCCGGAAAAGCGATGATAAGACAGCTGAAAAACCAGCTTGAAGATTTGGAGTGTGCGCGAGCTCTGGCtgtgaaaacaaaacagaGTCTCGAAGCCGACTTGTCCGAAACACAGGCGTCCTTGGACGAAGCCAACCGATTGAAACACGAAGCCGAGCAAAAAGTCGTGGTTTTAGCGCGAGAAAAGGGCGATCTTCAGAGCCAACTTGAGGAAAATGAGGAAGAACTGGCCGAAGtactgaaaaaatacaaaacgacAGTTCAGCAAATGTCACTGGATCAGATCGCCTTGCAGGAGCAAGTGTCACTTGTTTCGGAGCTTGAAGTCGAACGCAACCATTTAAAAGAACAGTTGGCTGAGCTTACAACAAAACTAGAGTCGGTTGAAAGCATGGGCGATGCGTCTTCAAACCTACTGGTTAAAAGAACCGAACTTAAGGTCAAAGAACTGGAATCGAAGCTTGAACTGGAACAGACCACCAGAGGGCGGCTTGAGGTGCAAATCGCTCGGTTGAAGGAGGCTGTGGAGAAGTTGCAATCGGAGTTGGCGACGGCGCGTGTCAAAGAGCAACAAAGTCAAGACCAGATTCGGAAATTACAACGGAATTTACGCGAAGTTAAGGAGGCGTTGAATGAAAGTTTGGCAAAGGAAGCGGAAGTGGTGCAGAAGAAGAAGGAGTTGGAAAAGAGATATGAGGCCTTGGAGGTGGAAACAACAACGGCAAGGACTGACTTGAAGTTGGCGTTGAAACGGATTGAGGATTTGCAAGCCGCCATTCAAGGGGAACTTGATAATAGCACGTCGGAAAATTCAGACag CGAGCAAGACACCTACAGTTCGGACGAGTCTGTGAGCACGTTTTTGGCCAACAATAagtctttgaacgactttaaATCAAGCAGCAGTCGTTCGAGCACTGGCAGTACTTTAGGCAAGGACTCGTCGTATGCCTGA